In Brachybacterium fresconis, the genomic stretch GACCCGGCTGGGCATCGATGAGCACCGCTACCGGTCAGTGCGCTGGTTCCGCACCGATCAGGGCTCCTGGAGGCGGTTCGAGCCGTGGATGACGACACTGGTCGACCTGGCCACCGGGCAGGTCCTGGGCATCGTCGACGGCCGCGACAGCGCCACCGTCGGGGACTGGCTCGCCCAGCGCTCCGAGGCCTGGCGGGAGCGGATCGAGATCGTCGCGATCGACCCCTCGGCCGCGTTCCGCAAAGCACTACGGACCTACCTGCCCCGCGCCGCGGTCTCGGTCGACAAGTTCCACCTCGTAAAGCTCGGCAACGACATGGTCACCACCATCAGGCAGCGCCTGGCCCGCACCCACCGCGGTCGCCGGGGCCGCAAGGACGACCCGGCCTGGGCCCACCGGATGCTGCTGCTACGCGGCGGCGACACCCTCACCCCGCGAGCCTGGGAGCGGCTCGAGGACGTGTTCCGCACCGATGACCCCACCGACGAGCTCTCCGCCGCCTGGGGCATCAAGGAGCAACTCCGCCGCCTGCTGGCCACCGACACCCTCGCCCAGGCCTGGGACGAACGGATGCGGATGGGCTACTTCGCCCAGATCGCGAACATGCCCGAGGCGACAAAGCTCTACGACACCGTCGTGGCCTGGTGGGACGCGATCGAGGTCCTCATCGTCACCGGCGCGACCACCGCCCGCGTCGAGGCCGCGAACACCGGCATCAAGAACATCAAACGCACCGGCCGCGGATTCCGCAACGCGGAGAACTACCGGATGCGTATCCTGCTGACCAGCGCCGCGAGAACCGTAGCGTGAACACCCTCCACAGCAGGGTCATTCACCACGAACCGCGAAGAGCCATTTATCCTGACCAGCCGATCCCAGATCAGCCAGAGCCAGACTCACAGATCGCTTCGGTGGGGCCGTTGCTGGTGCCGAGGCGGTCGAAGAATGCCAGGACATCGGCGGCGCGGTGGTTCAGGGTCCGGCCCAGCTTGCCCAGTTCGGACAGCAGGTCCGGGACTCCGCTGGTCAGGGAGGTGATCACGCTGCTCATCAGGGCCTCGCCAGCAGCGCGGTCTCGGTGGCGGTAGGCGGCGACCATGGTCTGGTAGACCTCCCAGGTCGCCTCGACCGCGGCGTGCTTCTCGTGGGCGAACAAGGCACCCAACCGCTCGCACTGGTGCTCGGTCAGCAGGTTGATCCCGGTGTGGAGGGTGCGGCGGGTCTTGTAGAGCGGGTCGTCCTCACGTCCTTGGCGCTTGTGGAGTTCCTGCTGGATACGGCGCCGGCAGTCATCCAGACCGTCCCCGGCGAGGCGGACGACGTGGAAGGGGTCCATCACGGCGACCGCGCCCGGCAGTGCCTCGCTGGCGGCGGTCTTGAACCCGGCAAACCCGTCCATCGCTACCACCTCGATGCCGGTCTTCCACTGTTCGGGGCGGGCCTCGAGCCAGGCCTTGAATACAGCCTTGGAGCGGCCCTCGACCATGTCCAGCAGCCTCGCCGGACCGGTCCTGTCCCGGGCCGGAGTGAGGTCGATGATCACGGTGATGTACTTGTCGCCGCGGCGGGTGTGGCGCCAGACGTGCTCGTCGACGCCGATGACCTTCACCCCGTCGAAGCGGGAGGGGTCATCGATCAGCAGGCGCTTGCCCTCGGCGAGGACGGCGTCGTTGGCGGTGTGCCAGGCGACTCCCGGTCCGGCAGCGACCCGTGCGATCGAGAGGTGGTCGATGACCAGTGCTTTCAGCGCCCAGCGGATCCCACCGCGGGAGAGTTTCGACCGCTCGGGCGCTGCGGTGGTGGTGTCCTCGCGCCACCGGTGCCCGCAGTGATCGCACCGGTAACGCCGGATCCTCACCAGTAGCGTCGTGGGCCGGTGCCCGAACGGCTCATGCGCGAGGCGACGAGAGATCGTGCCCCGCGACGCCGCTCGGGCCCCGCAGGCGCGGCACCACGGATCCGCCGAGGTGAGGCGGCACTCGATCACCGCGCGATCAGGGCTCAGCCGCTGCCCACCGCCGTCAGGCCGAGTTCGTCGAGACGGCAGAACGTCGTCAGATTGGGGCTGTCGAAGGTAGCGTGGGGCACGTCGAGGTCTTCCTGATGGGTAGCTTGAGAACTTCCATCATCGGGAGACCTCGACGTCTATCCCGGCACCGACGCGCCCACCCCGAACTCCAGACCTACCCCTCAGGTGCGAAGAGCCGGATTGGAACCTGGTTTACAGCGGAGTGGACTTTAGCCTCGGGCTTTCATCGTTGAGGTGTCCGAGGGGTGGTCGTGGACATAGAAAGGTGCTCCTGACCTGGAAGAATAGGGCTTGCTTAGGGTCCAATTCTCCGAGGTCGAAGGAGCACCTTCAGGGTGAACACTACCGGGTTGTATCCACGGATGCATGTCGATGTCGCGCCGAGTGCGGCGGTGGGGCAGGCGGGCGGGGTGCTGCTGACCGAGACGGTCCGCTCCACTGGCCTGGACCAGGCTTTGTCGGCGGCGCTGGCGCCGTGGCGGAGACCGCTGGCGCAACATGACCCGGGCAAGATCCTGCTGGACCTCGCACTGACGTTGGCGCTGGGCGGGGACTGCCTGACCGACGTCGCCACGGTCCGAGCCGAACCGGAGGTCTACGGGCTGGTGGCCTCGGATCCCACGATCTCGCGCCTGCTCACGCTCCTGGCCCGCGACGTCGATGCCGCCGAACGCGCGATCAACACCGCCCGCCGCCAAGCCCGCGAGACAGCGTGGGCCCTCGCGGGCCAGCATGCCCCGAATCATGCCGTCACCGCGAAGAACCCGCTGGTCATCGACCTGGATGCCACGCTCGTGACGTCTCACAGCGAGAAGGAGGACGCCCGGGCGACGTTCAAGAAGGGCTTCGGGTTCCACCCCCTGTTGGCGTTCGCTGACCACGGTGAAGGCGGGGCCGGGGAGATGCTCGCCTGCCTGCTCCGCCCCGGGAACGCCGGCTCCAACACGGCCGCGGACCACAAGACTGTCATCCGCGAGGCACTGTCCCAGGCGGGGCTCGGGGGCCGGCCCGGGAAGAAAGTGCTGATCCGGATCGACGGCGCCGGCTCCACCAAGAAGACCCTGGAAGAGCTGGCCAGACGCCGGGTCTCGTACTCGGTCGAATACACCCTGCCCGGCAACACTCCCGAGCTCTACCGGATCATCCCCGAGCACATCTGGGAACCGGCCTACGACCCGGACGGCACCCCACGAGAAGGCGCCGATGTCGCCGAGCTGACCGGCCTGATGGATCTCGCCCAGTGGCCGAAGGGGATGCGAGTAATCGTCCGCCGCGAACGACCCCACCCCGGAGCACAGCTCCGATTCGAGGACGTCGACGGCTACCGCCTGACCGCGTTCGCGACCAACACCGCTCGTGGCCCGTTGGCCGACCTCGAGGTCCGCCACCGACGCCGCGCACGGTGTGAGGACCGGATCCGGGCCGCGAAGGACTCCGGCCTGCGCAACCTACCCCTCAAGAGCTTCGCCCAGAACCGGATCTGGTGCCAGATCGTTGCTCTGGCCAGCGAGATCACCGCCTGGATGGGACTGCTCTCCCTCCCCGACTCACCAGCGAGACGGTGGGAGCCCAAACGCCAGCGGCTACGCCTGTTCCAGACCGCCGCGACCATCGCCCGCCACGCCCGGACCCGCATTCTCCACCTCACGGACCGATCCCGATGGGCGCCGATCGTCCAGGCTGCTCACGCGCGACTCTGCGCCCTTCCCGCCCCCGCCGGATAGTCCAGCGGATCTACCGTTGCCCGCCCACGACCCCCGAAAGACCCTGTGCCCTGGAGAGCCCGACCACCGCGACCGACACGCGGCGCACCGTCACACCCCCATGCCAGAATCAACCCTCGACCACCGGCAACGACGCCGGCCACACCCGCTCACCGACTCGATGAAATATCGAGGTTAGATGTAGTTGGTCATGACGTTGTCGACGTCGGTGTGGAGGCGTGAGGCCGGGGGCTGGTCGCCGCAGGCGGTGTGCGGCCGATCGTAGTCATAGTGATGGACCCAGACCCCGATGGCTTCGCGCCGTTCAGCCTCGGAGTCGTAGGCGCGGGCGTAGAGGCATTCATCTGTCAGCAGCCGCTGGTAGCGCTCGATCTTCCCGTTGTGCCTGGGGGTGTAGATCCTGGTGCGCTGGTGGCGACGGATGAACGCGCAGGTCGACCGGTGGAATGCTTTCGAGGTGTAGTTCGCGCCGTTGTCGGTGATCAGCCGCGTGATCCTGGTGATGCCGTGGGTAGCGAAGAACACGCGCGCGCGATGGAAGAAGGCGATGGTCGTCGCGGCTGTCTCGTCCTCGAGGGCCTCGGTGTAGGCCAGGCGGGAGAATCCGTCGATGA encodes the following:
- a CDS encoding IS1380 family transposase; amino-acid sequence: MHVDVAPSAAVGQAGGVLLTETVRSTGLDQALSAALAPWRRPLAQHDPGKILLDLALTLALGGDCLTDVATVRAEPEVYGLVASDPTISRLLTLLARDVDAAERAINTARRQARETAWALAGQHAPNHAVTAKNPLVIDLDATLVTSHSEKEDARATFKKGFGFHPLLAFADHGEGGAGEMLACLLRPGNAGSNTAADHKTVIREALSQAGLGGRPGKKVLIRIDGAGSTKKTLEELARRRVSYSVEYTLPGNTPELYRIIPEHIWEPAYDPDGTPREGADVAELTGLMDLAQWPKGMRVIVRRERPHPGAQLRFEDVDGYRLTAFATNTARGPLADLEVRHRRRARCEDRIRAAKDSGLRNLPLKSFAQNRIWCQIVALASEITAWMGLLSLPDSPARRWEPKRQRLRLFQTAATIARHARTRILHLTDRSRWAPIVQAAHARLCALPAPAG
- a CDS encoding ISL3 family transposase, which encodes MHENTGSQRDAASTIFNLPNYRVIDAVDLPDGSRRVVIASTVPPGCPSCGALATQVHSRRMQQVRDVPVAGATVVVWAKRRWFCLEPACARGTFAEATEQIPRYARSTTRLRDQVVSAVITSGRAASEVARAHGVSWWLVQAALSAAAVVLTDVEKTCVTRLGIDEHRYRSVRWFRTDQGSWRRFEPWMTTLVDLATGQVLGIVDGRDSATVGDWLAQRSEAWRERIEIVAIDPSAAFRKALRTYLPRAAVSVDKFHLVKLGNDMVTTIRQRLARTHRGRRGRKDDPAWAHRMLLLRGGDTLTPRAWERLEDVFRTDDPTDELSAAWGIKEQLRRLLATDTLAQAWDERMRMGYFAQIANMPEATKLYDTVVAWWDAIEVLIVTGATTARVEAANTGIKNIKRTGRGFRNAENYRMRILLTSAARTVA